The Methylomarinum vadi genome has a window encoding:
- a CDS encoding HEAT repeat domain-containing protein, which yields MKFIDCSTLDALEYFQSKPEYKGISSMDELYTIDVRQMIGFTIYELIKPILKSHYEKYYQRLKSIVTNKHYRGRSGMVKAFVKLGKKETVSDLLKLLEEADLDVLDSTIKAVSKLKIKEAKPSLQELLKHEDSYFRDIAQKTLNKLG from the coding sequence ATGAAATTTATTGATTGTAGTACGCTCGATGCTCTTGAATATTTTCAATCAAAACCGGAATATAAAGGAATTAGTTCAATGGATGAACTGTATACAATAGATGTACGGCAGATGATCGGCTTCACTATTTACGAATTGATTAAACCAATATTAAAGTCTCATTATGAGAAATATTATCAAAGACTAAAGTCTATAGTAACAAACAAGCACTATAGAGGTCGCTCGGGTATGGTTAAGGCGTTTGTTAAATTGGGTAAAAAAGAAACCGTATCGGATTTGCTTAAGTTATTAGAAGAAGCGGACTTGGACGTACTTGATTCTACAATAAAAGCTGTGTCTAAATTGAAAATCAAAGAAGCAAAGCCGTCCTTACAGGAATTACTAAAACATGAAGATTCTTATTTTCGTGACATTGCACAGAAAACGCTAAACAAACTCGGGTAA
- a CDS encoding DUF2288 domain-containing protein, whose translation MSESPINLEKEKVNLETSLIPWSELQRFFAGGRAIFVAQELDLVEVAYQLSKDNKTLVQQWLENNQIGHVSDKQAREWFEKASEVWAVVVKPWVLVQEQAAKP comes from the coding sequence ATGTCCGAATCCCCAATAAATCTCGAAAAAGAAAAAGTCAACCTGGAAACCTCACTGATCCCCTGGAGCGAGTTGCAACGCTTCTTCGCCGGGGGGCGGGCGATCTTCGTCGCCCAGGAACTGGATCTGGTCGAAGTGGCCTATCAATTGTCCAAGGACAACAAAACCTTGGTGCAACAGTGGCTGGAAAATAACCAAATAGGCCATGTCAGCGACAAGCAAGCGCGGGAATGGTTCGAAAAAGCGAGCGAAGTCTGGGCGGTCGTCGTCAAACCCTGGGTGCTGGTGCAGGAACAGGCGGCGAAACCATAA
- a CDS encoding sulfotransferase domain-containing protein — MYINWNLSEKKLAKLKALDVIILSVGKSGRTWLRVLLNKYLSLHYDVAFDLGQLDEYNPNIPRIAYSHEMWIHYSDASWLQRLKGKHIIPNNILRQKKVVLLYRDPRDVVVSLYFQKTLRSDNKISCSISDFIRHQQYGIDRIIKVLSIWEERLKDHPACLRLSYESMKTDVRTELYRLLEFIGINDINESYLDEAIEFSSFTNMKKMEQQDSFNNKILKPADPGNPDSFKVRKGMVGGYASYFDNEDLAYLNNAIRALPPSYGYAADTPYEKKPA, encoded by the coding sequence ATGTATATCAACTGGAATCTTTCAGAAAAAAAGCTGGCCAAGCTCAAGGCCCTCGACGTTATCATATTATCTGTAGGTAAAAGCGGTAGGACATGGCTGAGAGTGCTCCTTAACAAGTACCTCTCCCTGCATTACGATGTTGCTTTCGACCTCGGCCAGCTTGACGAGTATAATCCAAACATCCCCCGGATAGCCTATTCGCATGAAATGTGGATACATTATTCCGACGCAAGCTGGCTGCAACGCCTTAAAGGAAAGCACATAATTCCCAACAACATACTGAGACAAAAAAAGGTTGTACTGCTCTATCGGGACCCAAGAGATGTAGTGGTTTCACTTTATTTTCAGAAGACACTACGGTCTGACAACAAGATATCCTGCAGCATTAGCGACTTTATAAGGCACCAGCAATACGGAATAGATAGAATCATAAAAGTGCTCAGCATATGGGAAGAAAGACTGAAAGATCATCCGGCTTGCCTGCGGTTAAGTTACGAGTCCATGAAAACCGATGTCCGGACTGAACTATACAGACTTCTTGAGTTCATCGGCATCAATGATATAAACGAGTCCTATCTTGATGAAGCGATAGAGTTCTCTTCATTCACTAATATGAAGAAGATGGAGCAGCAGGACAGCTTCAACAACAAGATATTAAAGCCAGCGGATCCGGGCAACCCCGATTCGTTTAAAGTACGAAAAGGCATGGTGGGAGGATATGCTTCTTACTTCGACAATGAGGACTTGGCATATCTGAATAATGCGATAAGAGCCCTGCCCCCCTCCTACGGATACGCTGCCGACACACCGTACGAAAAAAAACCAGCTTGA
- a CDS encoding aspartate-semialdehyde dehydrogenase, whose protein sequence is MSKTYDVAVVGATGAVGETMLSILEERDFPVGNVYALASSRSAGKRIPFKGGSLTVEDLAEFDFSKVQIGLFSAGAGISAEYAPKAAAAGCVVIDNTSQFRYDDEIPLVVPEVNPEKIAEYKKHGIIANPNCSTIQMLVALKPIHDAVGIARINVSTYQAVSGTGKEAIEELATQTAALLNGKPIKAEVYPKQIAFNVLPQIDVFMDNGYTKEEMKMVWETRKILGDDSIQVNPTAVRVPVFYGHSEAVHIETRSKISVDQVRELMQAAPGITLLDERVDGGYPTAVTESSGNDDVFVGRIREDISHPQGIDLWVVGDNVRKGAALNSVQIAEDLVKNYI, encoded by the coding sequence ATGTCTAAAACTTATGATGTGGCCGTTGTCGGAGCAACCGGCGCGGTCGGAGAAACCATGTTGTCTATTTTGGAAGAACGCGATTTTCCGGTGGGCAATGTTTACGCCTTAGCCAGCAGCCGCTCGGCCGGTAAGCGTATTCCTTTCAAGGGGGGCTCGCTTACGGTCGAAGACCTGGCGGAATTCGACTTTTCCAAAGTCCAAATCGGTCTGTTCTCGGCCGGCGCGGGTATTTCGGCGGAATATGCGCCGAAGGCTGCCGCGGCTGGGTGTGTCGTGATCGATAATACCTCGCAATTTCGTTATGACGACGAAATCCCGCTGGTCGTGCCGGAAGTCAATCCGGAGAAAATCGCCGAGTATAAAAAACACGGTATCATCGCCAACCCTAACTGTTCGACTATTCAAATGCTGGTGGCGCTGAAACCGATCCACGATGCCGTCGGTATCGCTCGGATCAATGTCAGCACTTACCAAGCCGTGTCCGGTACCGGCAAGGAGGCGATCGAGGAATTGGCGACGCAAACGGCGGCGTTATTAAACGGCAAGCCGATCAAGGCGGAAGTGTATCCCAAACAAATCGCTTTCAATGTATTGCCGCAGATCGATGTGTTCATGGATAACGGCTACACCAAGGAAGAAATGAAAATGGTCTGGGAAACCCGAAAAATTCTTGGCGACGACAGCATACAGGTCAATCCGACCGCTGTTCGTGTGCCGGTGTTTTACGGGCATTCCGAGGCGGTGCATATCGAGACGCGTAGCAAGATTTCCGTCGATCAGGTGCGGGAATTGATGCAAGCGGCCCCTGGCATTACCTTGCTGGACGAGCGTGTCGACGGTGGTTATCCTACCGCAGTGACTGAGTCGTCAGGTAATGATGATGTCTTTGTCGGCCGTATCCGGGAGGATATTTCTCACCCGCAAGGTATCGATCTGTGGGTGGTTGGCGATAATGTGAGGAAGGGCGCAGCTTTAAATAGCGTACAAATAGCGGAAGACCTAGTAAAAAATTACATCTAG
- a CDS encoding CBS domain-containing protein, with product MRVEELMTAKVYTVSPHDMIDRVFFLIHYEKVRHLPVVEKGKVVGIVSDRDLYKALGPKSNTNAIEPNTSNTELHVIPKKVMNIMRRGVLTVEPDTSAADAAGIMADNKVGALPVVKDDKLVGILSATDILRVFSKLEHAREEREKRIAEGVSHT from the coding sequence ATGCGCGTTGAAGAGTTAATGACTGCAAAGGTTTACACCGTCAGCCCACACGATATGATCGACCGAGTGTTCTTTCTCATTCATTATGAAAAGGTTCGTCATCTACCCGTGGTCGAAAAAGGCAAAGTGGTTGGCATCGTCTCCGACCGAGATCTTTACAAAGCACTGGGCCCTAAAAGCAACACCAACGCGATAGAACCCAACACCAGCAACACCGAACTGCATGTCATCCCCAAAAAGGTCATGAACATCATGCGCCGCGGTGTGTTAACTGTCGAACCCGACACCTCCGCCGCCGATGCGGCTGGAATCATGGCCGATAACAAAGTCGGCGCACTGCCGGTCGTTAAAGACGACAAGCTGGTTGGAATTTTGTCGGCCACCGACATTCTCCGAGTCTTTTCAAAATTGGAACACGCCCGCGAAGAAAGGGAAAAACGCATTGCCGAAGGCGTTAGCCATACATGA
- a CDS encoding protease complex subunit PrcB family protein gives MILRRIQRKWCHSRQANHSAINGQRFVAVKDARSWNELWTEHTKNIQPAPTAPAIDFNKTMVLGVFLGDRPNTCYKVTIETIEKEVDKRLLVKYREAKTGSVCGQAITQPSHLISLQATELAVEFLALQ, from the coding sequence ATGATCTTGCGGAGGATCCAACGCAAGTGGTGCCATTCACGACAAGCGAATCATTCGGCGATCAACGGACAGCGATTCGTTGCTGTTAAAGATGCAAGGTCCTGGAATGAGTTGTGGACTGAGCACACCAAGAATATTCAGCCCGCGCCAACCGCTCCTGCAATTGATTTTAATAAAACGATGGTGCTTGGCGTTTTTCTGGGCGATCGGCCAAATACTTGCTATAAGGTGACGATAGAAACCATTGAGAAAGAGGTTGACAAGCGCTTGCTGGTTAAGTATCGCGAAGCAAAGACCGGTTCGGTGTGTGGCCAAGCCATCACGCAACCTTCGCATTTGATTTCGTTGCAAGCGACGGAATTAGCGGTTGAGTTTTTGGCTTTGCAATAA
- a CDS encoding DUF1415 domain-containing protein: MSMHTHPAISATRNWLQSFIIAYDICPFARRVHEQDRIRYALVSGNDWENLLTELIAECKLLDAEPETETTLLIFPDSLSRFDNYLDFLEIAQQLLIDQGYEGIYQLASFHPHYCFADSDETDAANYTNRSPFPMLHIIREASIEKALQYYPNPETIPQRNMELTRKLGLKKLRALLESCLAT; the protein is encoded by the coding sequence ATGTCCATGCATACCCATCCTGCCATTTCGGCCACCCGCAACTGGCTGCAATCATTTATCATCGCCTACGATATCTGCCCTTTCGCCCGCCGCGTCCACGAGCAAGACCGAATTCGCTATGCCTTAGTCAGCGGCAATGATTGGGAAAACCTCTTGACCGAATTGATTGCCGAATGCAAACTGCTCGACGCCGAGCCGGAAACAGAAACCACCTTACTGATATTTCCGGATTCACTGAGCCGTTTCGACAACTACCTGGATTTTCTTGAAATCGCCCAACAATTGCTCATCGACCAGGGTTATGAAGGCATTTATCAGCTCGCCAGCTTCCACCCCCATTACTGTTTCGCCGACAGCGATGAAACCGACGCGGCCAACTACACCAACCGCTCCCCATTTCCCATGCTGCATATCATACGAGAAGCCAGTATCGAAAAAGCCCTGCAATATTATCCGAACCCGGAAACCATCCCGCAACGCAACATGGAACTAACCCGAAAACTGGGCCTAAAAAAACTTCGCGCCCTATTGGAAAGCTGTCTGGCAACCTGA
- the adk gene encoding adenylate kinase — translation MRIILLGSPGSGKGTQAQFITEKYAIPQISTGDMLRAAVREGTPLGLEAKKVMDAGGLVSDDIILGLIKERIAQEDCANGFLLDGFPRTIAQAEGLQNMGVEIDHVIEIAVDDEEIIKRMSGRRVHPGSGRTYHVEYNPPKQEGIDDVTGEPLIQRDDDKEETVRKRLSVYHEQTKPLVGYYSDPAQPAKFDSIAGVGPVSEITAKVFAILG, via the coding sequence ATGCGTATTATCCTTTTAGGTAGCCCAGGTTCCGGTAAAGGGACCCAGGCTCAGTTTATCACCGAAAAATATGCGATCCCGCAGATTTCGACCGGCGACATGCTGCGTGCCGCTGTGCGCGAAGGTACTCCGTTGGGACTGGAAGCGAAAAAAGTGATGGATGCCGGCGGGTTGGTTTCGGATGACATTATCTTGGGCTTGATCAAAGAGCGTATCGCCCAGGAAGACTGTGCCAATGGTTTTTTGCTGGACGGTTTCCCAAGAACGATCGCGCAGGCGGAAGGCTTACAGAACATGGGGGTCGAGATTGACCACGTGATCGAAATCGCGGTCGACGATGAAGAGATCATCAAGCGGATGAGCGGCAGACGCGTTCATCCGGGCTCAGGTCGTACCTATCACGTCGAATACAATCCGCCGAAACAGGAAGGTATCGATGATGTGACCGGCGAACCGCTGATTCAGCGCGACGATGATAAGGAAGAAACCGTGCGCAAACGTCTCAGTGTTTATCACGAGCAAACCAAACCGTTGGTTGGCTATTATTCCGATCCGGCGCAACCGGCGAAATTTGATTCCATTGCTGGAGTCGGGCCGGTCAGCGAGATTACCGCGAAGGTTTTTGCCATCTTGGGCTGA
- the leuC gene encoding 3-isopropylmalate dehydratase large subunit: MAGKTLYDKLWEDHVVHREEDGSCLIYIDRQLVHEVTSPQAFEGLRLSGRKPWRTSRNLAVADHNVPTTDRDQGIADPVSRLQVETLENNCAEFGITEFDMSDIRQGIVHVVGPEQGATLPGMTVVCGDSHTSTHGASGALAFGIGTSEVEHALATQCLVQKKSKNMLIKVNGQVKPGVTAKDIVLAIIGKIGTAGGTGYAIEFAGDAITALSMEGRMTVCNMAIEAGARTGLIAVDDTTIDFYRDRPLAPKGELWHMAVRAWEKLHSDADAAFDKVVELDASEIKPQVTWGTSPELVVAIDESVPDPAAESDPVKQQSMQRALDYMALQAGQKITDIQLDKVFIGSCTNSRIEDLREAAAIAKGKKVADSIKLAMVVPGSGLIKQQAEQEGLDKIFIEAGFEWRDPGCSMCLAMNADRLEPGERCASTSNRNFEGRQGYGGRTHLVSPAMAAGAAIAGHFVDIAELAGGAQ, translated from the coding sequence ATGGCAGGTAAAACTTTATACGACAAATTATGGGAGGACCATGTTGTTCATCGCGAAGAAGATGGCTCCTGTTTGATTTATATCGACCGTCAGTTGGTGCACGAGGTCACTTCTCCGCAGGCTTTCGAAGGCTTGCGCTTGAGCGGCAGAAAGCCGTGGCGCACCTCCAGAAATCTGGCCGTCGCCGATCATAACGTGCCGACCACCGACCGCGACCAAGGCATTGCCGATCCGGTTTCTCGGCTGCAAGTGGAAACGCTGGAAAACAACTGTGCCGAATTTGGCATTACCGAGTTCGACATGAGCGATATTCGCCAAGGCATCGTGCATGTGGTCGGGCCCGAGCAAGGGGCGACGCTGCCGGGCATGACCGTGGTCTGCGGCGATTCGCATACCTCGACCCATGGCGCTTCCGGGGCTTTGGCCTTCGGTATCGGTACTTCGGAAGTCGAGCACGCCTTGGCGACCCAATGCCTGGTGCAGAAAAAATCAAAAAATATGCTGATCAAGGTCAATGGTCAGGTCAAACCGGGCGTGACCGCAAAAGACATCGTTTTGGCGATTATCGGTAAGATCGGTACCGCAGGCGGAACCGGTTATGCGATCGAATTCGCAGGCGATGCGATTACCGCCTTGTCGATGGAAGGACGCATGACGGTCTGCAACATGGCGATCGAGGCCGGCGCGCGGACCGGTTTGATCGCGGTCGATGATACGACGATCGACTTTTACCGCGATCGTCCGCTTGCTCCTAAAGGCGAGCTCTGGCATATGGCTGTGAGAGCATGGGAAAAACTGCATTCGGATGCCGATGCTGCATTCGACAAAGTGGTCGAATTGGATGCGTCTGAAATCAAGCCGCAAGTAACCTGGGGCACTTCGCCTGAATTGGTTGTGGCCATCGATGAGTCCGTGCCCGATCCGGCCGCCGAAAGCGATCCGGTCAAACAACAAAGCATGCAGCGCGCTTTGGATTATATGGCGCTACAGGCCGGACAGAAAATAACGGATATTCAACTCGACAAGGTATTCATCGGTTCCTGCACCAATTCGCGGATCGAGGACTTGCGCGAGGCGGCAGCGATCGCTAAAGGCAAGAAAGTCGCCGACAGCATCAAGTTGGCGATGGTCGTGCCGGGTTCCGGTTTGATTAAGCAGCAGGCTGAACAGGAAGGACTGGACAAAATTTTCATCGAGGCCGGGTTCGAGTGGCGCGATCCGGGCTGTTCCATGTGCTTGGCAATGAATGCCGACCGTTTGGAACCGGGCGAGCGTTGCGCCTCGACGTCGAACCGTAATTTCGAAGGTCGTCAAGGCTATGGCGGGAGAACCCATCTGGTCAGCCCCGCGATGGCGGCGGGCGCTGCCATCGCCGGACATTTTGTCGATATTGCCGAACTAGCTGGAGGCGCACAATGA
- a CDS encoding TPR end-of-group domain-containing protein → MSLFGSLSKSSLLKNAKKQIAQARKSDGGKAEQLYKSAYQGFAKVVAGDVNSAEALHNWGFGLLHQARGKDSEDAIALYKEAIDKFTFCLLVAPSHLGGAIDGGVAYMEMARLANALPEDPRYDNAMEFFLKAEQIQKGSASYNLACIYALRGDNEACLKALEQSRESGSLPDEQDVMNDPDMASVRNEQWFQEFLGTVKVALAEQAENDRRTRRGLKEVEEIKLDLPPRPTDSMLKRHYDAMVQAEVEKQKELLAQKKREAEEARAKKKKGDQFNYYK, encoded by the coding sequence ATGTCGTTATTCGGTTCGCTATCCAAGAGTTCGCTGTTGAAAAATGCCAAAAAACAGATTGCCCAAGCACGCAAGAGTGATGGCGGCAAGGCAGAACAATTATATAAAAGCGCCTATCAAGGCTTCGCCAAGGTTGTTGCCGGTGACGTGAATTCGGCGGAAGCACTGCATAATTGGGGATTCGGTTTGTTGCATCAAGCGCGAGGCAAGGACTCCGAAGACGCCATCGCTTTATATAAGGAGGCGATCGACAAGTTCACTTTTTGTTTATTGGTGGCGCCGAGTCATTTGGGAGGCGCTATCGACGGTGGGGTGGCTTATATGGAGATGGCGCGCTTGGCTAATGCGTTACCGGAAGATCCGCGCTATGACAATGCCATGGAGTTTTTTCTAAAGGCTGAACAGATCCAAAAGGGCAGCGCTTCCTATAACTTGGCCTGCATATATGCCTTGCGCGGCGATAACGAGGCCTGTTTGAAAGCGTTGGAACAGTCGCGGGAGTCGGGCAGTTTGCCGGACGAGCAGGATGTGATGAATGACCCGGATATGGCGTCGGTTCGCAATGAACAGTGGTTTCAAGAGTTTTTGGGGACAGTTAAAGTGGCCTTGGCCGAACAGGCCGAAAATGATCGAAGAACTCGGAGAGGCTTGAAAGAAGTGGAAGAGATCAAGCTGGATTTGCCGCCACGCCCGACCGATTCGATGTTGAAACGCCATTATGACGCGATGGTGCAAGCCGAGGTGGAAAAACAAAAAGAATTGCTGGCGCAGAAGAAAAGGGAGGCGGAAGAAGCCAGGGCGAAGAAAAAGAAAGGCGATCAGTTCAATTACTATAAATAA
- the leuD gene encoding 3-isopropylmalate dehydratase small subunit — protein sequence MNPFTTLSALVAPLDRANVDTDAIIPKQFLKSIRRAGFGPYLFDEWRYLDRGEPDMDCTNRPLNQEFVLNQPQYKGAQILLTRENFGCGSSREHAPWALEDYGFRAIIAPSFADIFYNNCFKNGILPIVLAADVVDSLFQEMKDGYRLTIDLAGQTITTPAGRVINFDVDETRKFRLLNGLDDIALTLQHADEIKAYEAERAKRAPWLFAD from the coding sequence ATGAACCCGTTTACTACCTTGAGCGCGCTGGTGGCGCCGTTGGATAGAGCCAATGTCGATACCGATGCGATTATTCCGAAACAATTTTTAAAATCGATCCGTCGCGCCGGATTCGGCCCCTATTTATTCGACGAGTGGCGTTATCTGGATCGCGGCGAACCGGACATGGATTGCACGAATCGCCCGTTGAACCAGGAATTTGTGTTGAACCAGCCGCAATATAAAGGCGCGCAAATTTTGCTGACCCGCGAGAATTTCGGGTGCGGTTCGTCGCGAGAGCATGCGCCTTGGGCTTTGGAGGATTACGGATTTCGGGCGATCATCGCACCGAGCTTTGCCGATATTTTTTATAATAACTGTTTCAAAAACGGTATTTTGCCGATCGTGTTGGCTGCCGATGTGGTCGATAGTTTGTTCCAGGAGATGAAAGATGGCTACCGTTTGACGATCGATTTGGCCGGTCAAACGATCACGACACCAGCGGGACGGGTTATCAATTTCGATGTCGACGAAACGCGTAAATTTCGCTTGTTGAATGGCTTGGACGATATCGCATTGACGTTGCAGCACGCCGATGAAATCAAGGCTTATGAAGCGGAGCGGGCCAAGCGCGCGCCTTGGTTGTTCGCGGATTGA
- a CDS encoding FimV/HubP family polar landmark protein translates to MRNLTKTLAVVSLLAPASAQPLGIGDLKLHSALNQKLNAEINLLLSAGESPSDIQVRMAPPEKFDEAGVPWSFFLSKIKFDTVVKPNGAVVVKLSSNEALQEPFLDFLLEVTWTKGNMYREFTVLVDPPAAYEQPVVPVAEQAEPSQQVQQPMAATPKLAEKAPSAVGEGIQVDSYGPTTQSDTLWQIAEQVKPSEDISTEQMMMAIYEANPRAFYKDNVNALMSGQVLDIPNKDTIVKLSRQQAASLFKQQVNAWKAAAKPAASKKPAVPVAEEAVSSQLELEAPVETSVEGKAEVSPEQEQVRKEAVAEEELSAEDAEVQAAESGGDKEMRERLEKLEKQLEMMQKLLALKDEQLAALQNKQLLEQEQTPQTPVQPREGAEATQSEKPAVVKPKPKPAPKQKIKPAPVEPEGGLFGDSYYLAIGGVAVVLLGGLGWLWWRQRRPEEHGGGIDESMFASSSEIRMPDSEESTIVSTLSSDESPAYDVGTVGESSFLSEFTPSDFDAFDSDMNEVDPISEADVYLAYGRYQQAEELMRQAIADEPERNDCKLKLLEIFYANENKDAFEDYVGELAEEGKRNDHTFWSKVLEMGNEIIPGSAILTASETVEDEALEEEAKRNVEQKKTDETGAKGGEDDFDLTSFDQDFADEDELIKGVDEEGSDNDSLDFDLSAFEEPETAEEKPAQEEDIESVEFDLSAFADEEAEEPKTEAEPEEEFETFDFSSDIEHEEHEQGPELKLGEEADDDLESFDFSTIEGSVEKQQAAEAEKLSDSDEEFDFNFDLEDESMPESGVSDLTDMDEFETKIDLAKAYIDMGDTDAAKSIAEEVIEKGNDQQKQTAQSLLDQMK, encoded by the coding sequence GTGCGCAATTTAACTAAAACTTTAGCGGTTGTATCGTTACTGGCACCGGCTAGTGCACAGCCCTTGGGGATTGGCGATCTTAAATTGCACTCAGCCCTTAATCAAAAACTCAATGCCGAGATTAATCTGCTGTTATCTGCCGGGGAAAGTCCTTCCGATATCCAGGTAAGGATGGCGCCGCCGGAAAAATTCGATGAAGCCGGCGTGCCATGGAGTTTCTTTCTGTCGAAAATCAAATTCGATACGGTGGTTAAACCTAACGGTGCCGTTGTCGTTAAGTTAAGTTCCAATGAGGCCCTACAAGAACCCTTTTTGGATTTCTTGCTCGAAGTCACCTGGACCAAGGGCAATATGTACCGTGAGTTCACGGTCTTGGTGGACCCGCCGGCGGCCTATGAGCAACCGGTGGTTCCCGTTGCCGAGCAGGCGGAACCGTCCCAACAGGTACAACAGCCTATGGCAGCGACTCCCAAGCTGGCGGAAAAGGCTCCAAGTGCGGTCGGCGAAGGAATTCAGGTCGACAGTTACGGTCCGACTACGCAGTCGGATACGCTTTGGCAAATAGCCGAACAAGTCAAGCCATCCGAGGACATCTCCACGGAACAAATGATGATGGCGATTTATGAAGCGAATCCTCGGGCCTTCTATAAGGACAATGTTAATGCGCTGATGTCCGGTCAGGTTCTGGATATCCCTAATAAAGACACGATTGTAAAGCTGTCCAGGCAACAAGCCGCCAGTTTGTTCAAGCAACAAGTCAATGCTTGGAAAGCTGCGGCTAAACCGGCGGCTAGCAAAAAACCGGCCGTGCCGGTTGCGGAGGAAGCCGTCAGTAGTCAGCTGGAACTGGAGGCTCCGGTAGAGACAAGCGTGGAAGGCAAAGCCGAGGTCAGCCCCGAGCAGGAACAGGTCAGAAAAGAAGCTGTTGCCGAAGAAGAACTCAGCGCGGAAGATGCGGAAGTCCAGGCGGCCGAATCAGGTGGCGACAAGGAAATGCGGGAGCGCCTGGAGAAATTGGAAAAGCAATTGGAAATGATGCAAAAATTGCTGGCTTTAAAGGATGAGCAGCTAGCGGCCTTGCAAAATAAACAATTGCTGGAACAGGAGCAAACTCCTCAAACGCCGGTTCAACCACGGGAAGGAGCCGAGGCGACCCAGTCCGAGAAGCCGGCAGTCGTAAAACCGAAGCCTAAACCGGCGCCAAAACAGAAAATAAAGCCTGCGCCTGTCGAGCCGGAGGGAGGGCTTTTCGGGGATAGCTATTATTTGGCGATCGGTGGTGTCGCTGTGGTATTGCTCGGCGGTTTGGGGTGGTTATGGTGGCGTCAACGCAGACCTGAAGAGCACGGTGGCGGCATCGATGAAAGCATGTTTGCCTCTTCCAGTGAAATCAGGATGCCTGATTCCGAGGAATCTACGATTGTTTCAACCCTATCGTCCGATGAAAGTCCCGCTTACGATGTCGGTACCGTGGGTGAAAGTTCGTTTCTAAGCGAATTTACGCCCAGTGATTTCGATGCCTTCGATTCCGATATGAACGAGGTCGATCCTATTTCCGAAGCGGATGTTTATTTGGCCTATGGCCGTTATCAGCAGGCCGAGGAATTGATGCGCCAGGCAATAGCCGACGAGCCGGAGCGTAACGACTGTAAACTCAAATTGCTGGAAATTTTCTATGCCAATGAGAACAAGGATGCGTTTGAAGATTATGTCGGCGAATTGGCGGAGGAAGGTAAGCGTAATGACCATACCTTCTGGTCCAAAGTATTGGAGATGGGTAATGAGATCATCCCAGGTTCCGCCATTTTGACAGCCAGCGAGACGGTCGAAGACGAGGCTCTAGAAGAAGAGGCGAAGCGGAATGTCGAACAAAAAAAGACGGATGAAACCGGAGCCAAGGGAGGAGAAGATGATTTCGATTTGACCTCGTTTGACCAGGATTTTGCTGACGAAGACGAGCTTATCAAAGGAGTCGATGAAGAAGGAAGCGATAACGATAGCTTGGATTTCGATCTTAGCGCTTTCGAAGAGCCGGAAACCGCTGAAGAAAAACCGGCTCAGGAAGAAGATATCGAGAGCGTGGAATTCGACTTGAGCGCTTTTGCCGATGAGGAAGCCGAGGAACCAAAAACCGAGGCGGAACCGGAGGAAGAGTTCGAAACGTTCGATTTTAGCAGCGATATAGAGCATGAAGAGCATGAGCAAGGCCCCGAGCTGAAACTGGGCGAGGAAGCCGATGATGATTTGGAAAGTTTCGACTTCTCCACGATTGAGGGATCGGTAGAAAAACAGCAAGCCGCGGAAGCAGAAAAGTTGTCCGATAGTGATGAAGAGTTCGATTTCAATTTTGATCTGGAAGACGAGTCAATGCCGGAATCGGGCGTGTCGGATTTGACCGATATGGATGAATTCGAGACGAAAATCGACCTTGCCAAAGCTTATATCGATATGGGCGATACGGATGCCGCGAAATCGATTGCCGAAGAAGTGATAGAGAAAGGTAACGATCAACAGAAGCAAACCGCTCAATCTCTATTGGATCAAATGAAATAA